The Myxococcales bacterium genome includes the window GCCGCTATCTCGCCGGCTTCATCGCCGAGCGCTATGCCATCGATCTCGCCGAGGGCTTTGCGGTTGCCGAGACCATGATGGAGCCGGGTATTCGCGCCGCCATCCGCAGCGATATCGGCGGTGACGAGCAGCAGATTGCCGACATGGAGGTGCGCTACGCCGCGCGCACCTATAAGCACGTGCTCTTGCCCTTATGGCTCTCCGCCTTTCGCTTTCGCGATCGGGTCTATCGCATCATGGTCAATGCCAGGACGGGCGAAGTGACGGGGGAACGGCCGTATAGCGCGCTGAAGATCTTGCTAGCCGTGGTTATCGGCCTGGGCGTAGTCGGGGGCTGCATCTTTATTTGGGGTCGCAGCCAAGGTCGATGGTAAGATTACGTGAGGCCGTGGCAATGAATTCGCTGCTAGTAACCTGCGAGCATGCCGGACACGCGGTACCGGCGGGCGTCGACCTGGGCCTGAGCGACGAGGTGTTGCGATCGCAAGCAAGTTGGGACCATGGCGCGTTAGATGTTGCCAACGCGGTCGCGGCTCGTTTTGGTCGCGAGGTCTTTGCCGGCGAATTCTCTCGCCTCTTTGTCGACCTCAATCGCCCCAGCGATCATCCCGACGTCATCCCCGAGTGGTGTTATGGCGCCCACGTTCCTACCAACGCGACGCTGTCGGCGCAGGCGCGACGGCAGCGGCTCGACGCCGTTCATGCACCACACTGGCGGCGCGTGCGCGCGGCAATTGAGCTGGAAATTGGCAGCGGCCAACGCGTCGTGCAGCTCGCGTCCCATAGCTTCTGCACATTGCTCGATCCAAGCAACCGGAGATTTGACGTCGGTTTGTTGTTTGACCCCTCGCGCGAGGGCGAGCTCGCGCTGGTTGACGAGCTGGAGGCGGCATGCCTGGCGCATGGTCTTTCTACGCGCCGCAACGAGCCATATACGGGCATTGGTCCAGGCGTGACCTCGTCCATGCGCGTGGCCTTTTCTGCGTATCAATATGTTGGGGTGACCATCGAGACGTCGCACGCGGTCACCATGCGCGAAGGCGGATGCACGCATGTGGCGAGCGCCCTCGCCGTCGGCCTAGCGCAATTTGGTATAAGAACGGCGTGAAGACCTTAGAGTTTTGGTTTGATTTTTCCTGCCCGTATGCTTTTTTGGCCTCTCGTCAGGTTGCCGCCTTGGCCGCGCAGGGCGGCGCCACGCTAAGCTGGCGGCCGATGCTGCTTGGCGGGGTATTCGCCGCGATCGGCGCCGGGCAGGGACCGATGGCTACGCTGTCGGCTACCCGGCGCGACTATGTGGCCGCCGACGTCGCGCGGTGTGCGGCGGGCCAGGGGCTGATTTTTTCGACGCCGGCGCAGCATCCTATGCGTACCGTGCTCGCCTTGCGTAGCCTCCTGGCCTTGCCCAAAGCCAACTGGCCGCGCGCCATTGCCGCGCTGTTCGATGCGTACTGGTTGGAGCATCGTGACATTTCACAGCGTGGCGTCGTCGAAGCTGTCTTGGCGAGCGCATGCGAGGACGCCCCCCTCGCGCGCATGGCCGTTGAGGGCAGCGAACGCGACGAAATAAAGGCTTTGTTGCGAACGCTTACCGACGAGGCCGTTGCGGCTGGCATTTTCGGTGCGCCGACGTACCGTGTCCTCGACGAATCCGGGGCCCACGCGCCCTTGTTCTGGGGGCAAGATCGTTTGAGCCACGTTGCGGCGGCGCTCTTGGGTTGGGACGGTAACTCGCCGCGCGCCGAATCGGCGCCGTGGCAAGCGCCGACCAAGGCACGTGGGACGTCGACGGCGCCACTTGTGCTTTCGTATTATTTTGATTTCGCGAGCCCCTTTGCCTATCTCGGCGCAACGCAAGTGCAGCGGATCGCCGCGAACCTGGGCGCGACGGTGGCTTGGCGGCCCTTTTTGCTTGGCGGCCTATTTCGCAACATCGGCACCGTAGATGTGCCGTTATTGGTCATGCCGGCCGCCAAGCGCGCCTATTACCTGGCCGATTTTGCGCGGTGGGCCGCGTGGTGGGATGTGCCTTTCTCGTTTCCGGCGACATTTCCCGTCAAGACGACGGCGCCGTTACGCATCGCGATGGCGGCGCTTGAACAGTTGACACCCGACCGCGCGGTAGCCTGGATCAAGGCGGCCTTCGAGGCGCTTTGGGTTCATGGTCGCGACCTAAATGACGACGGCGTCCTGCAAGCTTGTCTTGTGGAAGCGGCGCTACCTATGACCCTGCTTGCCGAGGCAACCAGCGAGTCGCGCAAGCAGGCATTGATAGCCGCGACAAATGAGGCGGCGGCCCATGGGGTGTTCGGGGCGCCAACCATTGTCGTCAGTGCGGGACCGCGAGAGACGCTTATTTGGGGGCAGGACCGCTGGGACCTGGTCGCCGCCGCGGCGAGAGATCTCGCCAGCGCCACTGATTTAAAGCACTAGAGGCGGGTCGCCCGAGGGTAGAGCGCGCCTACTTGGCTCGTTTGGTGGCTCGCTTGGTCTTGGTGCCACCGACCTTGCCTCGGAGCTGGCGCTTCTTTTTGCTGCGATTTAGCCCGCGCTTGTGGGCGGCATTCTTCTTGGCCTTCATCACACGGCTCTTCAGCGAGCGCTTCTGTTTGTACTTAGGGCGGGTTTTAAGGCTTTTCTTTGAGCGTACGGCCACGGTAGTTTCCTTTGTTATCAACCCGTTAGGTCCCATGAAGCGCGCCATCCCGTCAAGGGTGGCCGGCGGGTTTGCGCATCTACCTGGTTGGTATTTGGCCAAGCAAAGAGGCCGGCAAATAGGCGAAACTTTCGCTATAACGGCCGTGCGATGGTCCCCGATTCGTCACGTGCGCTTGCCGAGCTCATGCGCGCCTACTGCGGGGGTGATGCAGCGGCATTTCGCGAGCTGTACGCTCAGGTTGGTCCCAGGATACGGGGGTACTTGCTCCGCCTTGCCGGCGACCACGCCCTAGCCGATGATTTGTTACAAGGTACGTTTCTGCGCGTGCACCGCGCACGTGGATCCTATATCGAGCAGGCCGACCCGTTGCCTTGGCTTTACGCCATTGCCCACCGGCTTTTTATTGATGAAATGCGGCGACGCAAGCGCCAACCCTTGGCATTGCCAAATGACGCCGATGGTCTCATGCTTGTGGATGATTCGCGTGGCGTCCATGAGGGCCTGGAGCAGCAGCTCGATGCGGAGCGCGCCATGAACGCGCTGCATCAGCTCTCGCCCGAGCAAAAGCAGGCCGTGGTGCTGACCAAGCTCGAAGGGCGCTCGATGCAGCAGGCCGCCGAAATTGCGGGGGTCACCTTGGCCGCCATGAAGGTCCGCGCGCACCGCGGGTATGTCGCGTTGCGTAGGGCGATGGAGGCGAGCGAATCTAAATGACCGAGCACAAAAACGATTTGCCGCCGATTCCACGAGACGTCGAGCAGGAGCTCGCGATGCTGGCGCCGGTAAAGATGCGCACCCCGGGCTATCAGTTCGGGATGATCGCCGCCACGTCGGTGGGGTTTACGGGGCTCGTGGTGGCGCTGGTCTCGCTGCGCAATAATTTAGCCCAGGTAGCGCCGCAGTTTTGGCTGGCGGTGGCGACGGCCGTGTTGCTGGGTTTTACCTTGCCGCTATATTTGGCGGTGGTCCCCCCGAAGGGATCTATGTTCCCGCGGCAGCGGCTCGCAACCGCGGTGGCCTTTGGCGCCGCCATGGTCATCATCGCGTTGTCGTTGGCGTCGGTCGTATGGGTGGGGGACATGTGGGCAGCCTTGGCGAATTGCCAGGGGTGCCTACGTATTTCCGCGCTCGTCTCGTTGGTGCCTGTGGTGCTGGTATGTTGGATGCTCCGGCGATCGTTTATTCGCGTCTCGCGGCTGTTCGCGGCGTCCATTGGCATGTCGGCCGGAAGCCTGGGTTTTACCGCGACGGAACTCCATTGCGCCAACCCCGAGGTATGGCACATTCTGTTTACCCATGTCGGCATGATCGCTTTTGCAGGGCTGCTCGGGGCGCTGATCATTCCGCGCTCGGTAGAGCTCTAGCGTTGTGCTTGCAAACTACCCGCCCTGGCCCACGATCGCGGACGGACCGTTGCGAGAGGCTTCGCGCGCGCAAGCCGAGGAATTTTACGCGTGGTTTTTGGCGGCGCGAGGCGCGCGGATCCGGGAGCTATGCCGCGTGCTTCCAGCCTTTTCCCATGCGCCGACGCGTCGCGAGCTGGTCGACATCGGCAGCCAGCTAGCAACGCTCCTCGTAAATGCGACGTACGCCGCGTTTCACGACGACCGCGCGCCGCACCTTACCGCCTTGGTCGGCGACGTCGGCATTTGGCTCGGCGAACGCATCATCGCCGCCGCCCCTGGCCTGGCGTGGCGACTCGCGCTCAGTCATAAAAAGGCGCTCGGCTATCAGCGGCCGGTGCTCATGGGATTTGCGGGCCTGGGTCCAGACTATTACGTAGATGTCGGCTTCTTTGTCGCGTCGTGGGCCGAGCTCGCGGCGCGCGGACGACGAGCCGCCCCTGATTTCTTGGCGAACATTGAGACCTCGGCGTTGGCCGACGCGGCGATTATGGGCTGCTCGTGATGGGGCAGTTGGCCAGCTCAAGCTCAAGCGCCTCGCCGCGCGCCATCGGCGACCATATGGTGCGAAACGGCGCGGCGCTCGACAGTGAGGTCAGGCGGTGGCGCACCGCGGTGGCAAGCTTGTCGGTCGCCAAGGTCGGATGAAAATGCGGTTTTCGCACAACCACAACGGGCGTAATCTCGGCGCGCGCCAGGCAGGCCTCCCGGTGGCGAAACTGCAGGCGCAGGATCGCGGATTGCTGCAAGGGATGGCGGACGTTGTCAAATACGAAATTGCCTAGCGAGTACGCGATGACGCGCCCCTTATAAAGCTCCATGCCTTGCAAGACATGCGGATGATGGCCGATCACCGCGTCGGCGCCGGCATCGATAAACGCGTGCGCCGCGCGCACCTGCCACGTCGCAGGCGTGGCTTGGTACTCGGCACCCCAATGCAGCGCGACAATGAGGACGTCATAGTTCGGTGCCGCCGCTGCAATGACCGGTACCAAGGCGGCCTCGATCTCGGCACCATTGGCCCACGGCAGGGCAGGCTCCTTTGCCGGTTGTTTGTAGTTGCGCAACGTGGCGGCAGCCAAGACGCCAACGCGCCAACCCTTGACGTCGACCGATTTGACGACAAACAGCTCGCCCGCGGCGACCGCGGCGCCGTGCGGCGTAATGCCCGCCGCCTGGAGCACGAGTGGTGATTGTTCGACGCCTGGCAGCTTCATGTCCCAGTAGTGGTTGTTTGCCAGCGAAACGTGGTCGATGCCGGCTCGCTTCACCGCGGCGACGCGCGCGGGCGTGGTGACAAAGCGCAGATGCGCGTCGTAGGGCGTCTTGCGCGGAGGGTCCCACATCACGGGCGTCTCAAGATTCGCCATCGTGAAGTCGGACGCGAGCGCGGGCGCTACCTCGGCAAAGACGTCATAGGTGTCGGCCGGAATCGCGGCGAAGCCGTTGCCTTTGTAGCGCCCGAACATGACGTCGCCCACGAACACCATGGAGATGGTCTCGGCGATCTTTTTTGATGCTGCGATCGGCGTTGCGTTGTGCACAACTGGCGCGGCGGCATCAAGCGCCGACGGTTGCGCGATCGCGGTGTGAGGATCGGAGGTACATGCGACTACACCAACACCTACCGAGGTGACTGCTAACAGCAAGACAATTTTCGTGGCGCGCATGTCGCTGTGCTACCATGCCGCGCATGAACCGCCAAATCATGTCACCAACCAATCACCGCGTAGGGCGTCCACGTTGGGCGCATTGGGTGATTGGCGCAACTGCCGTGATCGCACTGGGCTGCAAGTCATCTAATCAACCGGGACCTGTTGGCCCCGGCGTCGATCCGTCGACCGGCGATCCTTCGGTCATGCCAGTGCAAAACGAAGTAACGCTTCAGGTCTCGGGCCTCGGCGGCACCCAACGCGTGAACCTTGGGTTGCCGTTGGCGCTCGGGCAATTGCGTGAAGCGGGCGACATCACCGTTCGCATTGGCGGGCAAGAGGTGGCAGCGGGCACGCGTAGCCTAGCCTTGTATGGCGATGGCAGCCATCGCAGCGTGCAGCTACAATTCGACATCAATCCAGCCACGCATAGCACCGCCGAGCTTGAGATTGGGCGCGCACCCACCACCGCACGGCTGGATCTGGTTGCCGCGGCCGATTTGACAGACCCGGCGGGCGAAGCCGAGCAACCCAGCGCGTGGGTGGTTTTGCCAGCTTCTTACCTGGCGGCCTCCGGCGTCGCAGGTCCGCTCTTATCGGCAGGCGCGGCGATTGAGAAAAATCAGGATGCGTGGTTGGGCCTCTGCGATTACGGCGCGTTTGGGTTTGACGAATTTATCGACGGCGCCGGCGACAAGGGCTCGTGGCTGTTTGACCGCCCGACCGCATTGTATCGCGGCTACGTGCAAACCGGCGATCAGCCCACGTTGGCGTCTGCGTACAAAGAAGCCTCGATGTATCGGGCCGGGCTTGCCGTTAGCGGTGGCGTCGCCACCGGCATTGCGGTGCCGGGCGCAAGCGACGATCTCAAATACTACTATGCGCAGGGCATGGCGCTGCATTATTTATTGACCGGCGACGATCGGTATCGCGAGGCCGCGGAGGCCGTCGCGGCGCGTGCGCACCAACTGTGGGACGATCCAGGCTACGCGGGTGGCGACGATTTTTGGACGGAGCGCCATGCGGGGTTTGCGCTGTTGGCCTTTGAGTGGGCCGCCATGGTGAGCGATGACCGCGCTGTTGAATTTGCGGGCTATGCCGATGCGGCAGCCCAGGCGTACATCGACATTCAAAATGGTGCTGACACCTGCTTTGTCCACAGCGCGACGGCCCATGGCGAAGACTACGGCTACGATGGTTGCAGCCCTTGGATGAGCGCCATCATCGCCGACGGCCTCGATACATACGCGCGCCGTATGGTGCTGGTCGATGCCGCGCGCGCCGAGAGCGCCCGCGAGTCTTTGGTGCGTTTAGGTCGCGCGATCGCCGCGCATGGGCTCGATTCCACGGGGCGGCCGTTTTATTGGATGGCAATGGATCGCGCCGGCGAGGTCGACGACTACAACGAACACTGGGGCGAGTCGGCCTATGTGGTCGCCTTGGCGTGGCACTGGAGTGGCCGCACGGACGCGGCGTTGCGCAGCGTTGCCGATAACTTAGTGACCGGCCTCTCGACGTTTGGCGAGGTAGGCCAATTGCGCAGCTTCAATTGGCAATGCCGCAGCGCGGTGATGGCGCCGGCGTTTCTCGCTTACTAAAAGCGCCCACCGAGTCCGACCGACACGGCATTGCCCGTGTACGACGCCGTGATCGCTTGCACGCGGGTCCGGCGGTGCCATCCCTTGGCGAAGCCAACGATGGCAAGCGCGGTAAGCCCCGCGCCAAGCGCCGTGCTGCCAAACGCCGCCGCGGTGTATTCATAGTGGTAGACGCACGCGCTCGCGTCGCACGTGCCCTTGCCGTCGTTGATGAAAAAATAAGTCGCCGCGACCGCGCTGGTGGCAGCGCCGCCGAGCGCGACATAGGGCAACCACCGTTTGCTGCGCGGGCGAGCGCCTTCGGGGCCGTTAACCGCTGGGGTCGTGCTGGCTGCTGCGAGGGCCGGGCGCGCGCCGGCAAAGACCTGAGGGTCGGCGTCGATCGCAAAGTGCGCCGAGCCGTCGCCACTAAAGCCTGGGGTAGGCCCGCCCGCGGCGAGGTATTGTGCCAAGGCCTGAAGCGTTTCAACGGCGGGATCCGGCACCAGCGGCAGCGATGCGGTGCGCACGATCGTTTGAGTCGTGGCATCAAGCGCCGCGCCAATAAGGATCGGCTGCCCCTTTTGCGCAGTGAACGCCAAGACAATCATTTTTGTCGCCCCAAGCTCGCGGGCAAAGCGAAGCGCCGCCGCGGGCTCAAGGCGCGCGCGGGTGCTTTCATCGGGAAACAGAAATCCGGTCCAATAGGGAGAAGTATGAATGAGCTGGTCGTAGCCTGAATAGATTTGAAGGGTGCGTTCAGAACTGGCGCGGAGCTCGACCGTATAAAGTCGGCCGGGCAGCGAACCTTGCTGCGTATAGACGCGATAGACGCCGGGCGCGAGGGAAACGATGGCGTCGCCGCTGGCAGCGACCAGCCGTTCGTTGATGAAAATCTGAGTCGGCGCTTGGGCGATGATGTGAAGCGTGCCGCGCCCCTG containing:
- a CDS encoding N-formylglutamate amidohydrolase, translating into MNSLLVTCEHAGHAVPAGVDLGLSDEVLRSQASWDHGALDVANAVAARFGREVFAGEFSRLFVDLNRPSDHPDVIPEWCYGAHVPTNATLSAQARRQRLDAVHAPHWRRVRAAIELEIGSGQRVVQLASHSFCTLLDPSNRRFDVGLLFDPSREGELALVDELEAACLAHGLSTRRNEPYTGIGPGVTSSMRVAFSAYQYVGVTIETSHAVTMREGGCTHVASALAVGLAQFGIRTA
- a CDS encoding 2-hydroxychromene-2-carboxylate isomerase; amino-acid sequence: MKTLEFWFDFSCPYAFLASRQVAALAAQGGATLSWRPMLLGGVFAAIGAGQGPMATLSATRRDYVAADVARCAAGQGLIFSTPAQHPMRTVLALRSLLALPKANWPRAIAALFDAYWLEHRDISQRGVVEAVLASACEDAPLARMAVEGSERDEIKALLRTLTDEAVAAGIFGAPTYRVLDESGAHAPLFWGQDRLSHVAAALLGWDGNSPRAESAPWQAPTKARGTSTAPLVLSYYFDFASPFAYLGATQVQRIAANLGATVAWRPFLLGGLFRNIGTVDVPLLVMPAAKRAYYLADFARWAAWWDVPFSFPATFPVKTTAPLRIAMAALEQLTPDRAVAWIKAAFEALWVHGRDLNDDGVLQACLVEAALPMTLLAEATSESRKQALIAATNEAAAHGVFGAPTIVVSAGPRETLIWGQDRWDLVAAAARDLASATDLKH
- a CDS encoding RNA polymerase sigma factor — encoded protein: MVPDSSRALAELMRAYCGGDAAAFRELYAQVGPRIRGYLLRLAGDHALADDLLQGTFLRVHRARGSYIEQADPLPWLYAIAHRLFIDEMRRRKRQPLALPNDADGLMLVDDSRGVHEGLEQQLDAERAMNALHQLSPEQKQAVVLTKLEGRSMQQAAEIAGVTLAAMKVRAHRGYVALRRAMEASESK
- a CDS encoding DUF1109 family protein, translated to MTEHKNDLPPIPRDVEQELAMLAPVKMRTPGYQFGMIAATSVGFTGLVVALVSLRNNLAQVAPQFWLAVATAVLLGFTLPLYLAVVPPKGSMFPRQRLATAVAFGAAMVIIALSLASVVWVGDMWAALANCQGCLRISALVSLVPVVLVCWMLRRSFIRVSRLFAASIGMSAGSLGFTATELHCANPEVWHILFTHVGMIAFAGLLGALIIPRSVEL
- a CDS encoding CapA family protein; its protein translation is MRATKIVLLLAVTSVGVGVVACTSDPHTAIAQPSALDAAAPVVHNATPIAASKKIAETISMVFVGDVMFGRYKGNGFAAIPADTYDVFAEVAPALASDFTMANLETPVMWDPPRKTPYDAHLRFVTTPARVAAVKRAGIDHVSLANNHYWDMKLPGVEQSPLVLQAAGITPHGAAVAAGELFVVKSVDVKGWRVGVLAAATLRNYKQPAKEPALPWANGAEIEAALVPVIAAAAPNYDVLIVALHWGAEYQATPATWQVRAAHAFIDAGADAVIGHHPHVLQGMELYKGRVIAYSLGNFVFDNVRHPLQQSAILRLQFRHREACLARAEITPVVVVRKPHFHPTLATDKLATAVRHRLTSLSSAAPFRTIWSPMARGEALELELANCPITSSP